One window of the Chryseobacterium camelliae genome contains the following:
- a CDS encoding RHS repeat domain-containing protein: MRRILLFILLFFIGFNQAQVKQNKKLTGKKEWVNPVKLTREEKARPYMSEVLKTRDSLTPVEAERRRKNIEAGNPFKKYGYYPKVATLSKGKYLEFHDQDSIVTIGSVTFNVKKGEIVDFIEVNLDDPDAQPIGDTHGRWISPDPLSEEFSNWTPYNYAFNNPIKNIDPDGRAAFDWVHNRESNTVYWNNNATSQSTAGANETYLGKSGTYTTENGTTTALNANGSYTNNSLLAPLGVMTNLDPLIHAGDMAPGLSMAMFGDPNAPTISGIPDSRGKTEIQTLVAENPLVQDAVIGAVTGGALNAIIRRATVATETTEKLHGLYEGLNAAGEVKYIGRTSQPFASRFAQHAAKGGEKGSLFFRQIEGASGMTLQEARVAEQNLINQYGLQKNGGQLLNKINSIAPKYWSNFGVKAP, encoded by the coding sequence ATGAGAAGGATTTTATTATTTATTCTGCTGTTTTTTATTGGATTTAACCAAGCGCAGGTAAAACAGAATAAGAAATTGACCGGTAAAAAGGAGTGGGTCAATCCGGTAAAACTTACCAGAGAAGAAAAAGCAAGACCTTACATGAGTGAGGTTCTAAAAACCAGAGATTCCTTAACGCCAGTTGAGGCGGAAAGAAGAAGAAAAAATATTGAGGCGGGTAACCCATTTAAAAAATATGGCTATTATCCGAAGGTAGCTACGCTGAGCAAGGGAAAGTATCTTGAATTTCATGATCAGGATAGCATCGTTACCATTGGTTCTGTTACTTTTAATGTTAAAAAAGGGGAAATCGTTGATTTTATTGAAGTAAATTTAGATGATCCCGATGCACAACCGATTGGTGATACGCATGGCAGGTGGATCAGTCCCGATCCTTTAAGCGAGGAGTTTTCGAATTGGACACCTTACAATTATGCCTTTAATAATCCCATTAAAAATATTGATCCTGATGGTAGAGCGGCTTTTGATTGGGTGCATAATAGGGAATCAAATACTGTTTATTGGAATAACAATGCAACAAGTCAATCCACGGCTGGAGCTAATGAAACCTATTTAGGAAAATCGGGAACTTATACAACTGAAAATGGAACTACAACGGCGTTAAATGCTAATGGTTCTTATACCAACAATTCTCTTTTAGCACCCTTAGGGGTTATGACCAATTTAGATCCCCTAATTCACGCGGGTGATATGGCGCCTGGATTAAGTATGGCGATGTTTGGCGATCCTAATGCTCCAACAATAAGCGGAATTCCAGATTCAAGAGGAAAAACAGAGATTCAAACACTTGTTGCGGAAAATCCGTTAGTTCAGGATGCTGTCATTGGTGCGGTAACAGGAGGTGCTCTAAACGCTATTATTAGAAGGGCAACAGTTGCTACCGAAACAACGGAAAAGCTACATGGATTATATGAAGGCTTAAATGCTGCAGGGGAAGTTAAGTATATTGGAAGAACCAGCCAGCCATTTGCTTCTAGATTTGCTCAACATGCTGCTAAGGGCGGTGAGAAGGGCAGTCTATTTTTCAGACAAATAGAAGGTGCTTCTGGAATGACATTGCAGGAAGCTCGCGTAGCAGAACAGAATTTGATCAATCAGTATGGACTACAGAAAAATGGAGGTCAGTTATTAAATAAAATAAATTCAATTGCTCCCAAATATTGGAGTAATTTTGGGGTTAAAGCACCTTAA
- a CDS encoding sigma-70 family RNA polymerase sigma factor, translating into MFQQIYDTYWNRIFVMVARKVKDRDDIFDVMQNIFFHLWIYRNSLTQHNAESAIVKTCVQEISKYFTNLNKQPYTTELSNLQLPDDSAEMLQAQFEKDRELELLKLNIDQLPPIRRKIFTMNKYEGITQEKIATQLNLSTKAVKKQIGKALIFLREHQNHS; encoded by the coding sequence ATGTTTCAGCAAATTTATGATACATATTGGAACCGTATTTTTGTTATGGTGGCCCGAAAAGTCAAAGACCGCGATGATATATTCGACGTTATGCAGAATATCTTTTTTCATCTATGGATCTACAGGAATTCACTTACCCAGCACAACGCTGAAAGTGCCATCGTAAAAACTTGCGTTCAGGAGATTTCAAAATACTTCACGAATCTGAATAAGCAACCTTATACCACAGAACTAAGTAATCTCCAATTACCCGATGACTCTGCCGAAATGCTCCAGGCCCAGTTTGAAAAAGACAGAGAACTCGAACTTTTGAAGTTGAATATTGACCAGCTTCCTCCCATAAGAAGGAAAATTTTCACCATGAACAAGTATGAGGGCATTACTCAGGAAAAAATCGCAACACAACTCAATTTATCCACTAAAGCTGTAAAAAAACAGATCGGAAAGGCACTTATATTTCTTAGAGAACATCAAAACCATTCTTAA
- a CDS encoding FecR family protein, whose product MNRRKHSQPTAIDEAKELWDSLANDSDADIEPPTVQEAKEFHQKLYARIEAHEAQKRRRKTFRYSSMLIAASLVIIFSIIAYRTFFLPDVYRAYHDDLKVTLKDGSTAILAKGAILTVEKSFPAATRDVFLKGDAVFNVTKSKNHPFIVHAGLYETKVLGTVFKITQHKTAFNVDLYEGKVQVIKTEKPAETFIIHPKETFSNQGSKDVATIVDTKSKGQSQTNNSATVSLTDLELSNAIKILENTYGIKILFPSAVANSKISATKEKATAADLIRLISLKLNLKTTKINDKTFQLEE is encoded by the coding sequence ATGAACAGGAGAAAACACTCCCAACCAACTGCGATAGATGAAGCAAAAGAGTTATGGGATAGCCTCGCAAATGATTCAGACGCAGATATAGAGCCTCCTACAGTGCAGGAAGCAAAAGAGTTTCATCAAAAACTTTATGCGAGAATAGAAGCACATGAAGCACAAAAGAGAAGGAGAAAGACGTTCCGTTATTCTTCCATGCTGATCGCCGCTTCCCTGGTCATTATTTTTAGTATAATAGCCTACAGAACGTTCTTTCTACCTGATGTATATAGGGCATATCATGATGATTTGAAGGTTACTTTAAAGGATGGATCAACAGCTATCTTGGCAAAGGGAGCTATATTAACGGTCGAGAAATCATTTCCAGCAGCAACAAGAGATGTCTTTCTCAAAGGGGATGCAGTTTTTAATGTAACCAAATCCAAAAATCATCCCTTCATCGTACATGCCGGACTTTATGAAACAAAAGTTCTGGGTACAGTTTTTAAAATCACCCAGCATAAAACAGCCTTCAATGTTGATCTGTATGAGGGCAAAGTGCAGGTTATAAAAACTGAAAAACCAGCAGAAACATTTATTATACATCCGAAAGAGACATTCTCCAATCAAGGCTCTAAAGATGTTGCGACCATTGTTGATACTAAAAGTAAAGGTCAATCTCAAACCAACAATTCGGCGACTGTTTCATTAACTGATTTAGAACTTTCTAATGCCATAAAAATTTTAGAAAATACCTACGGCATAAAAATTCTGTTCCCGTCAGCGGTTGCAAATTCAAAAATTAGTGCTACAAAAGAAAAAGCCACAGCAGCAGATTTGATAAGACTCATCTCACTCAAACTGAACCTAAAAACTACCAAAATAAATGATAAAACATTTCAATTGGAGGAATAG
- a CDS encoding SusC/RagA family TonB-linked outer membrane protein: protein MNAGYYKVSKKEQTGSIAKVSVKEIENQPISNVLAAAQGRMAGVSIVQSSGVPGSGFQVQIRGKNSLRSDGNNPLYIVDGVPIGNEVKTFGFTSAILPMSSISPLNSINPNDIESIEVLKDADATAIYGSRGANGVILVTTKKGKSGRLSVSLNSSYALTNVMSRLKMMNTEQYLSMRRQAFFNTGISTYPANAYDVNGTWKTDRYTDWSKSLIGNTATASNTQLQLTGGSETTSFLLSLGHNEQSTVFGNDFKYTTNSVTTNIAHRSKDKKLNLAVSNMFSIQKNNVINSDITRSAFSLSPNAPALYNDDGTLNWENNTWSNPVAAYNATYSNQNIQYLTNLNLAYDLFKNITLKLGGGVNYQAFEEWNISPNTIYNPAYVTGQSSAYSKASKNNQNRLSYILEPQINWKFSHEKHALDILVGGTFQNENNSYGSMSGTGFESNALIHNISAAKTKTIEDQYNTQYRYVAFFGRVNYQLDKKYILNITGRRDGSSRFGPNKKFANFGAVGAAWLFSEENFLKNSSWLSFGKLRGSFGTTGSDNIGDYGYLDTYTVSSSIYDGVTGLLPSRLFNPDFSWEKTKKLEAAIEVGLFRNKVNINTAWYRNRSSNQLVGYQLPTMTGFSSVLANLDATVQNTGWEFELNARPFSKGKFQWETSFNITFPKNKLISFPGLEGSTYSNTYVIGQPTSIVKLFNLEGIDPKTGTYIFTDYNGDGKISSADDAKIVENIGVNFFGGLSSSLHYENWDFSFLFQFVKQKSRNYNYIIPSPGIMNNLPVEALDVWSPENPAGFYQPYKANASPNHSIFQNSTASVADGSFIRLKNVELAYNIPLKNTSFRSIRIYFQGQNLITWTKYFGIDPEFTTIGYLPPLRTFSFGLKLNL from the coding sequence CTGAACGCCGGATACTATAAGGTCAGCAAAAAAGAACAAACCGGAAGTATTGCTAAAGTTAGCGTTAAAGAAATCGAAAACCAGCCTATATCAAATGTGCTGGCAGCAGCACAGGGACGTATGGCCGGGGTCAGCATTGTGCAGAGCAGTGGTGTTCCTGGCAGTGGCTTTCAAGTCCAGATTAGAGGTAAAAACTCGTTAAGAAGTGATGGCAACAATCCGCTGTATATTGTCGACGGCGTTCCAATAGGTAATGAAGTGAAAACGTTTGGATTTACATCTGCCATATTGCCTATGTCAAGTATTAGCCCTTTAAATAGTATCAATCCGAATGATATCGAAAGTATTGAGGTGCTAAAAGATGCGGATGCGACCGCAATCTACGGTTCCCGCGGTGCAAATGGGGTCATTCTCGTCACAACGAAAAAGGGTAAATCGGGCAGGCTAAGCGTGTCATTAAACTCATCATACGCACTCACTAACGTAATGTCGAGATTGAAAATGATGAATACTGAACAATATCTCAGTATGCGGAGGCAGGCATTTTTCAATACTGGAATCAGCACATATCCAGCAAATGCTTATGACGTTAATGGTACATGGAAAACGGACAGGTACACTGACTGGTCTAAAAGTTTAATAGGAAATACAGCAACCGCATCCAATACCCAACTACAATTAACAGGTGGTAGTGAAACAACATCATTTCTTCTAAGCTTGGGGCATAATGAACAGTCCACTGTTTTTGGCAATGATTTTAAATATACCACAAATAGTGTCACTACTAATATTGCACACCGGTCAAAAGACAAAAAGCTGAATCTTGCGGTTTCAAATATGTTCAGCATTCAAAAAAACAATGTTATAAATTCGGACATCACCCGAAGTGCATTTTCTCTGTCTCCAAATGCACCTGCCCTTTACAATGATGATGGCACACTGAATTGGGAGAATAATACCTGGAGCAATCCCGTTGCAGCTTACAATGCTACATACTCGAACCAAAACATCCAGTATCTGACAAATCTTAACCTCGCATATGATCTGTTTAAAAATATCACACTAAAACTAGGTGGAGGGGTTAATTATCAAGCTTTTGAGGAATGGAATATCAGTCCAAATACTATCTATAATCCTGCGTATGTAACCGGACAGTCAAGTGCCTATTCAAAGGCTTCCAAAAACAATCAGAATAGACTATCTTATATCCTGGAACCACAGATTAACTGGAAATTCAGCCATGAAAAACATGCCCTTGATATTTTGGTAGGAGGTACATTTCAAAATGAAAATAACTCCTATGGCTCAATGAGCGGTACAGGCTTTGAAAGTAATGCACTAATCCACAATATATCCGCAGCAAAAACAAAAACGATCGAAGATCAATACAACACGCAATACAGATATGTCGCATTTTTTGGAAGAGTAAACTACCAACTTGATAAAAAATATATCCTGAATATCACCGGTAGGCGTGACGGATCAAGCCGTTTTGGACCAAATAAGAAATTTGCAAATTTTGGCGCGGTAGGTGCAGCATGGCTATTTTCCGAGGAGAATTTTCTGAAAAATTCGAGTTGGCTCAGTTTTGGAAAATTACGTGGAAGTTTTGGAACAACAGGTAGCGACAATATTGGTGATTATGGGTATCTGGATACCTATACCGTCTCTTCATCCATTTACGATGGTGTAACAGGTCTGCTCCCTTCCCGCCTGTTCAATCCCGATTTCAGTTGGGAAAAAACCAAGAAACTTGAAGCTGCAATCGAAGTGGGATTATTCAGGAATAAAGTAAATATTAATACCGCCTGGTACCGCAACCGTTCATCCAATCAATTAGTCGGCTACCAGCTACCGACAATGACTGGCTTTTCCTCTGTACTTGCGAACTTGGATGCCACGGTGCAGAATACTGGATGGGAATTTGAATTGAATGCCAGACCATTTTCCAAGGGAAAATTCCAATGGGAAACATCATTTAACATAACTTTTCCCAAAAATAAACTAATTTCTTTTCCGGGACTAGAGGGCTCAACATATAGTAATACCTATGTTATTGGCCAACCTACCTCAATTGTTAAGTTATTTAATCTTGAAGGAATCGACCCTAAAACCGGAACTTATATTTTCACAGACTACAATGGAGACGGCAAAATCTCTTCTGCGGACGACGCCAAAATAGTTGAAAACATCGGAGTAAATTTCTTTGGCGGTTTAAGCAGCAGCTTACATTATGAGAATTGGGATTTCTCTTTCTTATTTCAGTTTGTAAAACAGAAAAGTAGAAATTACAACTACATCATCCCTTCTCCGGGGATAATGAACAATCTTCCAGTCGAAGCGTTGGATGTCTGGTCGCCAGAGAATCCAGCTGGCTTTTATCAGCCATATAAGGCCAATGCATCGCCTAACCATTCAATATTCCAGAATAGTACGGCATCTGTAGCAGACGGGTCCTTTATCAGGCTAAAAAATGTAGAATTGGCTTACAATATCCCTTTAAAAAACACATCATTCAGAAGTATAAGGATATACTTTCAAGGCCAAAATCTCATCACGTGGACAAAGTATTTTGGCATTGATCCGGAATTCACAACTATTGGCTACCTCCCGCCTTTACGCACATTCTCATTTGGTTTAAAATTAAATCTTTAA
- a CDS encoding RagB/SusD family nutrient uptake outer membrane protein, with translation MKTHIFIYTILAILLLQVSLSCEKMLEVDVPENQIPTESVFETVQTANAALAELYAGLWNSSPLAGNQTGRLLGSYTDDLTYYGTNSTTGLYDIFQNQQIDSNAAISTYWASAYRLVYVSNAILEGTEKSTTIPATEKQRIKGEALLVRSILFFYLQQIFGDIPYPTSTDYQINQSLSKIQSSEVLTQLENDLNTSISLLTDAYRSTERIIPNRKVAQLMLAKIYMLQSKWNNAETLLRTITQSSLYQPENDLSKVFTKSGSHILWQLKPKNNGDATQEVTAYYFTGAAPSNYALSQNLVNIFTAGDQRKNQWMATVTVGQNTWYRAAKYKALTNNTSEFSVVFRLEEVYLLLAETLAQQDKIADALPYLNVTRQRATLAALVMPISKQSLLDEILLENRKEFFTEMGHRFLDLKRMNRLNDLLPIKTNWKSYHSFWPLPQKELLLNPNLNPQNTGY, from the coding sequence ATGAAAACACACATATTTATATATACAATACTGGCGATTTTACTACTACAGGTTAGTTTATCATGTGAAAAAATGCTGGAAGTAGACGTGCCCGAAAACCAGATTCCTACTGAATCCGTTTTTGAGACCGTGCAGACAGCTAATGCTGCACTTGCTGAATTATACGCTGGATTATGGAACAGTTCACCGCTCGCTGGGAACCAAACAGGTAGATTACTGGGAAGCTATACGGACGACCTTACCTATTATGGAACAAATTCTACGACGGGACTTTACGATATTTTTCAAAATCAGCAGATTGATAGCAATGCTGCAATAAGTACATACTGGGCCTCAGCATACAGATTGGTGTATGTATCAAACGCCATATTGGAAGGAACAGAAAAATCTACAACAATTCCTGCCACTGAAAAGCAACGAATCAAAGGTGAAGCACTATTGGTAAGATCAATACTGTTCTTCTACCTACAACAAATTTTTGGCGATATTCCCTATCCTACTTCAACAGATTATCAGATAAATCAATCCTTGTCAAAAATCCAATCATCAGAAGTGCTGACCCAATTGGAAAATGATCTCAACACCAGCATATCATTACTTACTGATGCTTACAGAAGTACAGAAAGGATCATTCCTAACCGTAAGGTTGCCCAGCTGATGCTTGCAAAAATCTATATGCTACAATCCAAATGGAATAATGCTGAAACTTTATTGCGAACTATAACTCAAAGCTCCCTTTATCAACCTGAAAATGATCTCAGCAAGGTTTTTACAAAAAGTGGATCACATATTCTGTGGCAATTAAAACCAAAAAACAATGGCGATGCAACCCAGGAAGTAACTGCCTATTATTTTACAGGGGCAGCCCCTTCCAATTATGCGTTATCCCAGAACTTGGTAAACATCTTCACTGCTGGCGACCAGCGTAAAAATCAGTGGATGGCAACTGTTACTGTAGGACAAAATACATGGTACAGGGCCGCAAAATATAAGGCACTTACAAATAATACTTCGGAATTTTCAGTTGTATTTAGATTAGAGGAGGTGTATCTCCTTTTAGCTGAAACGCTTGCCCAACAAGATAAAATAGCTGACGCACTTCCTTACCTGAATGTAACACGACAACGCGCAACATTGGCAGCACTTGTGATGCCGATTTCAAAACAGAGCTTACTTGATGAAATCCTATTAGAAAATAGAAAAGAATTCTTTACCGAAATGGGGCATCGATTCCTCGACCTTAAAAGGATGAATAGACTAAATGACCTTCTACCCATTAAAACAAATTGGAAAAGTTACCATAGCTTTTGGCCTTTGCCGCAAAAAGAGTTATTGCTAAATCCTAATCTGAACCCACAAAATACCGGATACTGA
- a CDS encoding alpha/beta hydrolase family protein has translation MKKILIFLLILLNIIGNGQSKVTYDTLQQWISRYHTINNLTYSPDTNFVAMRKIYSTNSDTAVVLEANRTNNQLATILKMPNNMFLKNSSLFSYGNGIAQHSNLHKKSTVKYENVRFADILFELNQYLIMDKSGTLKLYGSANELLQSVANSQMFTTDKKNLLFLNFKEGTINKVARIDSDKKVILFETQKEITQMLLPPSGKDLILCITDPKTRKLQLVFIDTQYGKLTILSGIEPQKADFVEVSSVKDGKAYFITFASRRKPSKENFLDIWYGRDNNLGAKQAGSTDYLYYLWSKDTNRTYQLPNTYPIYSNIDSERYVLAFNPLEEFKNLTLHPFLNLKLYDTLRGTFTEIFHQVTKDIVHSSDGRFIIALNPKDQKWDLYEVEIDRHIIIDNQSLQNPTFSEDFKNILFESSNDVYIFDIKSQTLFPAGISKEQEARILNAERRTTNPVFGFKMNMFSSKRPLLIRTVNKISNSSTYSSFYKAKIKTVIPTTKNRIKDIKYDQDLKNLVTIEENYNMAPKIFSSKAGSKKKIEIFTTKDKTGQTLKQEIIQYKNSLGIPLKGVLYYPTGYDQSKKYPMVVYIYQIKSTLSNFYSLPANEPTGVNRRTLLEHGYFVYEPDIVFDGGGPGLAALDCINSALDALSTYTAINKNKIGLTGHSLGGYETNFIATHSDRFAAFIAGAGYSDITSRYFSYDYHEQKPNHTRFETGQYEMNKPFSEDKQLYLKNSPINYVEMVKAPVLIWNGVKDDIVPAEQAMEFFMGLKRNNLPTIALFYQQREHDLGWNTKESMDMNRRSLEWWDYFLKNKTNIPWIEKEIKRDAT, from the coding sequence ATGAAAAAGATATTAATTTTTCTATTAATCCTTCTAAATATTATAGGAAACGGCCAATCTAAGGTTACTTATGATACTTTACAGCAATGGATATCAAGATATCACACCATAAATAACCTTACCTATTCGCCCGATACAAACTTTGTGGCAATGCGAAAAATATATTCGACCAACAGCGATACCGCTGTAGTATTGGAAGCCAACAGAACAAATAACCAGCTGGCAACCATACTTAAAATGCCAAATAATATGTTCTTAAAAAACAGCAGTTTATTCTCCTACGGAAATGGAATAGCACAGCATAGCAATTTACATAAGAAATCAACGGTTAAATATGAAAATGTGAGATTTGCAGATATCCTTTTTGAACTAAATCAGTACCTCATTATGGATAAAAGTGGAACATTAAAACTGTATGGTTCAGCGAATGAATTATTGCAATCAGTGGCAAATAGCCAAATGTTTACAACAGACAAAAAAAATTTATTATTTCTGAATTTTAAAGAAGGAACAATAAATAAAGTAGCACGCATAGATAGTGATAAAAAAGTAATTTTGTTTGAAACCCAAAAGGAAATTACGCAAATGTTGCTCCCTCCTTCTGGCAAGGATCTCATTCTCTGCATAACAGATCCGAAGACCCGTAAATTGCAGCTGGTATTTATTGATACGCAATATGGAAAACTAACAATATTATCAGGTATTGAGCCACAAAAAGCTGACTTCGTTGAAGTATCTTCGGTTAAAGATGGTAAGGCATATTTTATTACCTTCGCAAGTCGACGAAAACCATCTAAGGAGAATTTTTTAGATATATGGTACGGGAGAGATAATAATCTAGGCGCTAAACAGGCAGGATCAACAGACTACCTTTATTATCTATGGAGCAAGGATACAAACAGGACATATCAGTTACCCAACACTTATCCAATCTACAGTAACATTGACAGTGAGAGGTATGTTTTGGCTTTTAATCCATTGGAGGAATTTAAGAATCTAACATTGCATCCATTCCTTAATCTGAAACTATATGATACATTAAGGGGAACTTTTACCGAAATTTTTCATCAGGTTACAAAGGACATCGTACATTCCTCTGACGGCCGTTTTATTATCGCACTCAACCCAAAAGATCAAAAATGGGACCTCTATGAAGTAGAAATTGACAGACACATAATTATTGATAATCAAAGTTTACAGAATCCTACGTTTTCCGAGGATTTTAAAAACATCCTATTTGAAAGTTCCAATGACGTCTATATTTTTGACATAAAAAGCCAAACACTATTCCCAGCTGGAATTTCAAAAGAACAAGAGGCTAGAATTTTAAATGCTGAGCGAAGAACCACGAATCCTGTGTTTGGGTTTAAAATGAATATGTTTAGCAGTAAGCGTCCACTTTTGATTAGAACAGTAAATAAAATTTCAAATAGCAGTACTTACAGTTCTTTTTACAAAGCCAAAATAAAAACTGTCATTCCTACAACAAAAAATCGGATTAAGGATATTAAGTACGACCAAGATTTGAAGAATTTAGTAACAATCGAAGAGAACTACAATATGGCACCTAAGATATTTTCTTCGAAAGCTGGAAGCAAAAAGAAAATCGAAATTTTTACTACTAAGGATAAGACTGGACAAACTCTAAAACAGGAAATTATACAATATAAAAATTCTCTTGGAATACCTTTGAAGGGTGTCCTTTACTATCCCACAGGATATGATCAAAGTAAAAAATACCCAATGGTGGTTTACATTTATCAAATTAAAAGCACGCTATCCAATTTTTATTCCCTTCCAGCAAATGAACCTACAGGCGTAAATAGACGTACCCTTTTGGAACATGGTTATTTTGTGTATGAACCGGATATCGTCTTTGATGGTGGAGGACCTGGTCTTGCGGCATTGGACTGTATAAATAGCGCACTCGATGCCTTATCCACATACACTGCCATTAATAAAAATAAAATTGGACTAACTGGCCATTCCCTGGGCGGATATGAAACCAATTTTATTGCCACGCACTCCGACCGATTCGCCGCTTTTATTGCAGGTGCAGGATATAGTGATATAACTTCCCGCTATTTTTCCTATGATTATCATGAACAAAAGCCTAATCACACCAGATTTGAGACCGGACAGTATGAAATGAACAAACCTTTTTCGGAGGATAAACAACTTTATCTAAAAAACAGTCCAATAAATTACGTGGAAATGGTTAAAGCGCCTGTTCTGATCTGGAACGGTGTTAAAGACGATATTGTACCTGCTGAACAGGCTATGGAATTCTTTATGGGACTAAAGCGGAACAATCTTCCTACAATCGCACTATTCTATCAACAGCGAGAACATGATCTGGGATGGAATACCAAAGAAAGTATGGATATGAACAGAAGATCACTTGAATGGTGGGATTATTTTCTAAAAAATAAAACCAATATTCCTTGGATCGAAAAAGAAATTAAAAGGGATGCTACATAG
- a CDS encoding MauE/DoxX family redox-associated membrane protein, producing the protein MISFIKKYFVQAVGILLALLFIYAAASKLLDFANFQVQLAQSPLLSAYAGIISYLILIIEFLVAIALCLPISRLLALYASLALMAAFTIYIYLILNYSDFIPCSCGGILEKLGWKEHLIFNICFVLLSFGAIVALSRNSGFKIRTTLAFTTITTVLSCGIVILLFLGSEHIVKKENNFTRRFLVHPVIEEKKILDLDRPDYYFAGYDDEHIYLGNRIFPQILKTADTALNSMQLMKIEPDNMNHKFSNLRLQVNNGFYYFYDGTIPIIYRGRLGNPHAKTLSFQDAYFNQLIVLDSARFALRTQSSATKQFTLALLDLNSDPKIKLFPELLKKQIDGVFDVDGNITYDKSQNNLIYTYLYRNEYLIMDNWFRLKNTFNTIDTTRIAQIKITKLADGRHKMNAPPLKVNRQSVAFGGVLFNQSDLMGKLESREAWKAAKVIDMYRTDRQEYIGSFYIYNKKEMKMHDFLITEKYMYVLRGDEVVRYRIRDIIKKNYVRGEAENLH; encoded by the coding sequence ATGATAAGCTTTATAAAAAAGTATTTTGTACAGGCGGTAGGCATTCTTCTTGCATTGCTTTTTATATATGCTGCTGCCAGTAAGCTGTTGGACTTTGCAAACTTCCAGGTACAACTTGCTCAGTCTCCTTTATTAAGTGCTTACGCGGGAATTATATCATACCTGATCCTGATAATTGAATTTCTGGTAGCAATTGCGTTATGTTTACCCATAAGCAGGCTTCTAGCATTATATGCATCACTGGCATTAATGGCCGCTTTCACTATTTACATCTACCTCATATTGAATTATAGTGATTTCATACCCTGTAGTTGTGGAGGTATACTGGAAAAATTGGGTTGGAAAGAACATCTTATATTCAATATTTGCTTTGTTTTATTGTCTTTTGGTGCAATCGTGGCGCTCAGTAGGAACAGCGGTTTTAAAATCCGCACAACTTTAGCTTTTACGACTATTACAACTGTGCTGAGCTGCGGAATTGTGATTTTATTATTTCTAGGGTCAGAGCACATTGTGAAAAAGGAAAATAATTTCACAAGACGCTTCCTGGTTCATCCAGTTATTGAAGAAAAAAAGATTCTTGACCTGGACAGACCGGACTATTATTTTGCTGGTTATGATGATGAACATATCTATCTTGGAAATAGGATCTTTCCGCAGATTTTGAAGACCGCAGATACAGCACTCAATAGCATGCAGTTAATGAAGATCGAGCCAGACAATATGAACCATAAATTTTCTAATTTGAGGTTGCAGGTCAATAATGGATTTTACTATTTTTATGACGGTACTATACCAATAATTTACCGTGGTAGATTAGGAAATCCACACGCTAAAACTTTAAGTTTTCAAGATGCCTATTTTAATCAGCTTATTGTTTTAGATTCAGCACGGTTTGCGCTGAGAACACAGAGCAGCGCGACGAAACAATTTACACTGGCACTCCTTGATCTAAATTCAGACCCAAAGATAAAGTTATTTCCAGAGCTTTTAAAAAAGCAGATAGATGGTGTGTTCGATGTAGATGGAAACATAACTTATGACAAGTCTCAAAACAACTTGATTTACACCTACCTCTATAGAAATGAGTACCTAATTATGGATAATTGGTTTAGGTTAAAGAATACGTTCAATACTATTGATACAACACGTATTGCCCAGATCAAAATAACAAAACTTGCTGACGGTAGACACAAAATGAACGCACCCCCATTGAAGGTAAACCGTCAGAGTGTTGCATTCGGTGGAGTACTCTTTAACCAATCTGATCTCATGGGTAAGCTTGAATCGAGGGAAGCTTGGAAAGCCGCGAAGGTGATAGATATGTATAGAACCGACCGACAGGAATACATTGGAAGCTTTTACATATATAATAAAAAGGAAATGAAAATGCATGATTTTTTGATAACTGAGAAATATATGTATGTTCTACGTGGAGACGAAGTGGTAAGGTACCGCATTCGCGATATTATCAAAAAAAATTACGTAAGAGGGGAAGCCGAAAACCTCCACTAA